The DNA region GAACCTGTTCGCGTCGATCTCGGCCGGCATCGGCGCCCTGTGGGGCCCCCTGCACGGCGGCGCCAACGAGGCCTGCGTCGCCATGCTAGACCGCATCCGCCGCGACAACGGCAACGTTGAGAAGTACGTCGACATGGCCAAGGACAAAGACAACAACTTCCGCCTGATGGGCTTCGGCCACCGCGTCTACAAGAACTTCGACCCGCGGGCCAAGATCATCAAGGCGGCCTGCGACAAGCTGCTGGCCAAGATGAAGATCAACGACCCGATCTTCGAGATCGCCCAGAAGCTCGAGGAGGCGGCCCTGACCGACGAGTACTTTGTGGAGCGCAAGCTCTACCCCAACGTCGACTTCTACTCCGGCGTCGTGTACCGCGCGCTGGGCATCCCGGTGCCGATGTTCACGGTGATGTTCGCCATCGGCCGTCTGCCGGGCTGGATCGCCCACTGGCTGGAGATGCGCAACTGCCCCACGACCCGCATCAATCGTCCGCGGCAGGTCTACACCGGCGCCACCGAGCGCGATTTCGTGCCGATCGACCAGCGCAAGTAGCGCGGCGTGGCTGAATCAGACGCGCCGGGGGCGGGGACGCCCCGGCTCGCAAACAGACGGCGCTTGTGAGCCGGGGCGTCCCCGCCCCCGGCGCAGTGCGATAGACATGTACGTCGCCTGCTTGGGTGGACCCGTAGTGCCTGCGAGCCGCACGACGCGGTGGGCTCAAGCCGGCAGCCACACCTCGCCGCGGCCCCCTTTCAGCAGGTCGCCGCTCCATAGGTCGACCTGGCCCGCGGGCGCGTTGACCCCCAGCGTCGCCAAGTCGTGGCGCATCAGCCGCAGGATGGTCGGCTCGGCCCGGCAGGCGTGGCGGAAGCTCGGCAGCAGCGGCGCCGCGCCCCCCAGCAGCGCCAGCGTTCCGCGCCGCATCTCGGCGCCGGCGTGCGGCCCGCAGCGGCCCAGCACCATCAGGGTGCCGGCCAGCATGCGGTAGCCGGCCAGCGGGCCGCAGTCGCCGGCGACCACGATCCAGCCGCGCCGCATCAGCGACCCGGTTTCTGAGCCGGCGTCGCCGCGCACAACGATCGTCCCGCCGCGCATGCCGCGTGTGTCTCCAAGGTACGCGGCGCCGAGGCCGTCGCCGGCGTCGCCGCGTACTTCGATGGCGCCACCGCGCATGGCGGCGCCGCACCAGGGGCCGGCGTCTGCTTCGAGGGTGAGCCTCCCGCCGCGCATCTGGGCGCCCGCGCGGTGACCGACGGGCCCGTCGGCGGTCACCGTGGCGCCGCGGAGCCCCGTGGCCATCCCGTCGACACGCCGCAGGTCTCCCTCGAACCGCCACCGGCCGTCGGCCTTGCCGCTAGCGGCGAACACCTCGCCCAACGCCTCGCGGCGACGGCCAATCAGCACCGGCGCCGCGGCGATCGACTTCAGGGGCCGACCCCCCAGCGCATCGAGGTCCAGGTCGAACAAATCGACCGGCGCCGTGCAGTCGCGGAGCTTGAGCGTGAGTGGCATCGCGGAAAAAGCATAGCCGTCCCCGCGCGGGGGAAGATAGCCCTGGGAGCACGCCGCGAAACCCACACGCAGAACTTGCGTCCCGGGTTCAGGCGGTGGGCTTGGGGAGCTTCAGAGACTCGCAGACCTTGAGGTGCAGGTCGGCCGGCGGCAGGTGGCCGTCAACGCGGAACACCAGCTCCTTGCGCTCGAACACCTTCACCACCGGCGCGGTCTGCACGTGGTAGTTGGCGATGCGGTTGCGGACGACTTCTTCTACGTCGTCGGGGCGCGCCTCGAGCGAGCCCCGGCACACGTCGCACACGCCGGGCGTTTCGGGGCGGTGGTAGATGAGGTTGTAGTCGAGCCCGCAGCCGGTGCAGAGCCGGCGGGCCAGCACGCGTTCCACCACCACGTCGTCGCTCGCCTCGATCAGCACCACCGCGTCGATGTCGTAGCTCTCCAGGAAGAACTCTGCCTGGGCGCGGTTGCGGGGGAAGCCGTCCAGCACGAAGCCGAAGTTCCAGTCGTGTTCCTGCAGGCGGCGCTGCACCACCTCTTCGACAATCTCGTCGGGCACCAGGTCGCCGCCGTCGACAATCCGCTTGATCCGCGCGGCCAGCTTGGTGTGCCGCTGGATGTTCCAGCGGAAGATATCTCCCACACAGATATGCGTCAGGTCGAACCGCGAGGCGAGCACCTTTGCCTGCGTCCCCTTGCCGCAGCCCTGGACCCCCATGACGACGTATTTTCGCATGTGCTGAAGAATGTTGCAGGAGCGCCGGGCGGTTGTCGCGGATCGCAAAGTGTAGCTCATTTTCGGGGCGAACGAGAGCATTTCTTTGCGAAATCGACCCGCGAAAACGCGCAGCAGAACCGGGCAGCCCAGGGGCGCCGCCCCGTCGACTTGCGGTGCGAGTTACAGCGACGGGGCGGGGTCCGTCGGCTAGTCATCCGGTGTGTGTTTGAGCTCCGCCTGGAGGACTATCGTCGTCGGCCGCCCGTTGGACTACCATCAATTGTTCACCCCTGGTCTCTCACCCCTCGCCCTTCACTGATGCGCGTCGGACTGTTCATCCCCTGCTACATCGACCAATGCTACCCGCAGGTCGGCCTGGCGACGCTGCAGGTGCTGCGCCGCTGCGGCGTGGAGCCCGAGTACCCGCGCGAGCAAACCTGCTGCGGCCAGCCGATGGCCAACAGCGGCTGCGTCGAGGCGGCCAAGCCGGTCGCCCGGCACTTCGCCGAGACCTTCGCGGCGTACGACTACGTGGTGGGCCCCTC from Pirellulimonas nuda includes:
- a CDS encoding formylmethanofuran dehydrogenase subunit C, which encodes MPLTLKLRDCTAPVDLFDLDLDALGGRPLKSIAAAPVLIGRRREALGEVFAASGKADGRWRFEGDLRRVDGMATGLRGATVTADGPVGHRAGAQMRGGRLTLEADAGPWCGAAMRGGAIEVRGDAGDGLGAAYLGDTRGMRGGTIVVRGDAGSETGSLMRRGWIVVAGDCGPLAGYRMLAGTLMVLGRCGPHAGAEMRRGTLALLGGAAPLLPSFRHACRAEPTILRLMRHDLATLGVNAPAGQVDLWSGDLLKGGRGEVWLPA
- a CDS encoding adenylate kinase family protein; translation: MRKYVVMGVQGCGKGTQAKVLASRFDLTHICVGDIFRWNIQRHTKLAARIKRIVDGGDLVPDEIVEEVVQRRLQEHDWNFGFVLDGFPRNRAQAEFFLESYDIDAVVLIEASDDVVVERVLARRLCTGCGLDYNLIYHRPETPGVCDVCRGSLEARPDDVEEVVRNRIANYHVQTAPVVKVFERKELVFRVDGHLPPADLHLKVCESLKLPKPTA